The following proteins are encoded in a genomic region of Leptospira ryugenii:
- a CDS encoding Crp/Fnr family transcriptional regulator, with amino-acid sequence MLPKSQEALLSLFHSKGRLISLRKKELFAKQGLALDSIGYIVSGCFKLVYKRGKKEWIKSFVFPGGLLGSIPSILQKKPSTYLIQAMERSEVIVLPSRLLFETLSQSNSYLSILNDFLSELYLKKEERVADFLLLEPEERYKKFLEQYREHLDSISQIDQAAYLGITNVALSRIKARVFAPKSPKPRHTVR; translated from the coding sequence ATGTTACCTAAGTCCCAAGAAGCACTCCTCTCCCTCTTCCACTCAAAAGGAAGGCTTATTTCCTTACGGAAAAAAGAACTATTCGCAAAACAAGGACTAGCTTTGGATTCAATCGGATACATAGTGTCCGGTTGCTTTAAACTTGTATACAAACGTGGGAAAAAAGAATGGATCAAATCCTTTGTCTTTCCAGGAGGTCTTTTGGGAAGTATCCCAAGTATCTTACAAAAAAAACCGTCTACTTATTTGATCCAAGCCATGGAAAGGAGTGAAGTGATTGTGCTTCCCTCACGACTCTTGTTCGAAACCTTATCCCAATCCAATTCCTACCTTTCTATTTTGAATGATTTTCTCTCCGAATTGTATTTAAAAAAAGAAGAGAGAGTTGCCGATTTTCTCCTTCTGGAACCAGAAGAACGGTATAAAAAATTCCTAGAACAATACCGAGAGCATTTGGATTCCATCTCCCAGATAGACCAGGCGGCCTACCTAGGGATTACAAATGTCGCCCTAAGCCGAATCAAAGCTAGGGTTTTTGCGCCAAAGAGTCCAAAGCCTCGACATACAGTTCGGTGA
- the cas12a gene encoding type V CRISPR-associated protein Cas12a/Cpf1, with amino-acid sequence MKNLANFTNLYSLQKTLRFELKPIGKTLDWIIKKDLLKQDEILAEDYKIVKKIIDRYHKDFIDLAFESAYLQKKSSDSFTAIMEASIQSYSELYFIKEKSDRDKKAMEEISGIMRKEIVECFTGKYSEVVKKKFGNLFKKELIKEDLLNFCEPDELPIIQKFADFTTYFTGFHENRENMYSNEEKATAIANRLIRENLPRYLDNLRIIRSIQGRYKDFGWKDLESNLKRIDKNLQYSDFLTENGFVYTFSQKGIDRYNLILGGQSVESGEKIQGLNELINLYRQKNQLDRRQLPNLKELYKQILSDRTRHSFVPEKFSSDKALLRSLLDFHKEVIQNKNLFEEKQVSLLQAIRETLTDLKSFDLDRIYLTNDTSLTQISNFVFGDWSKVKTILAIYFDENIANPKDRQRQSNSYLKAKENWLKKNYYSIHELNEAISVYGKHSDEELPNTKIEDYFSGLQTKDETKKPIDVLDAIVSKYADLESLLTKEYPEDKNLKSDKGSIEKIKNYLDSIKLLQNFLKPLKPKKVQDEKDLGFYNDLELYLESLESANSLYNKVRNYLTGKEYSDEKIKLNFKNSTLLDGWDENKETSNLSVIFRDTNNYYLGILDKQNNRIFESIPEIQSGEETIQKMVYKLLPGANNMLPKVFFSEKGLLKFNPSDEITSLYSEGRFKKGDKFSINSLHTLIDFYKKSLAVHEDWSVFNFKFDETSHYEDISQFYRQVESQGYKITFKPISKKYIDTLVEDGKLYLFQIYNKDFSQNKKGGGKPNLHTIYFKSLFEKENLKDVIVKLNGQAEVFFRKKSIHYDENITRYGHHSELLKGRFSYPILKDKRFTEDKFQFHFPITLNFKSGEIKQFNARVNSYLKHNKDVKIIGIDRGERHLLYLSLIDQDGKILRQESLNLIKNDQNFKAINYQEKLHKKEIERDQARKSWGSIENIKELKEGYLSQVVHTISKLMVEHNAIVVLEDLNFGFKRGRQKVERQVYQKFEKMLIEKLNFLVFKDKEMDEPGGILKAYQLTDNFVSFEKMGKQTGFVFYVPAWNTSKIDPKTGFVNFLHLNYENVNQAKELIGKFDQIRYNQDRDWFEFQVTTDQFFTKENAPDTRTWIICSTPTKRFYSKRTVNGSVSTIEIDVNQKLKELFNDCNYQDGEDLVDRILEKDSKDFFSKLIAYLRILTSLRQNNGEQGFEERDFILSPVVGSDGKFFNSLDASSQEPKDADANGAYHIALKGLMNLHVINETDDESLGKPSWKISNKDWLNFVWQRPSLKA; translated from the coding sequence ATGAAGAATCTCGCAAACTTTACAAATTTATACAGCTTACAGAAAACACTTCGTTTTGAACTAAAACCAATTGGAAAAACTTTAGACTGGATCATCAAAAAGGATCTTTTGAAGCAGGATGAGATTCTTGCAGAAGATTATAAAATAGTCAAAAAGATTATAGATCGTTATCATAAAGATTTCATAGACCTTGCATTTGAATCCGCCTATCTACAAAAGAAGTCCTCCGATTCCTTTACCGCGATCATGGAAGCATCTATCCAATCGTATTCTGAACTTTATTTTATAAAAGAAAAGTCTGACAGAGATAAGAAAGCCATGGAAGAAATTTCCGGAATAATGCGAAAAGAAATAGTAGAATGTTTTACTGGAAAGTATAGCGAAGTTGTTAAAAAGAAATTTGGCAATCTTTTCAAAAAAGAGCTTATCAAAGAAGATTTACTGAATTTTTGCGAACCAGATGAATTACCTATCATCCAAAAGTTTGCGGACTTCACTACCTATTTTACTGGATTTCATGAAAATCGGGAGAATATGTATTCTAATGAGGAGAAAGCAACAGCTATTGCCAATCGACTCATCCGCGAAAACCTACCGAGATATCTAGATAACCTAAGGATCATTCGATCAATCCAAGGCAGATACAAAGATTTTGGTTGGAAAGATTTAGAATCCAATCTGAAGCGGATTGATAAAAATCTCCAATATTCGGATTTCCTTACAGAAAATGGCTTTGTGTACACTTTTTCCCAAAAAGGCATAGACCGGTACAATTTGATCCTGGGAGGGCAATCGGTCGAGTCGGGAGAGAAGATACAAGGACTTAATGAACTTATCAATTTGTATAGACAAAAGAATCAATTGGATAGAAGACAACTTCCAAATTTAAAAGAACTGTATAAGCAGATACTTAGTGATCGAACTAGACATTCTTTTGTACCAGAGAAGTTTTCATCTGATAAAGCACTGTTGCGATCTCTTCTGGATTTTCACAAAGAAGTGATTCAAAATAAAAATTTATTTGAGGAGAAGCAGGTAAGCCTTTTACAGGCAATCAGGGAGACACTTACTGATTTAAAATCCTTTGACCTAGATAGGATATATTTAACAAACGACACAAGTCTCACTCAAATTTCAAATTTTGTATTTGGTGATTGGTCAAAAGTTAAGACAATACTAGCAATCTATTTCGATGAAAACATAGCTAATCCTAAAGACAGACAAAGGCAATCGAATTCATATCTAAAAGCAAAGGAGAATTGGCTCAAAAAAAATTATTATTCAATACACGAATTGAATGAGGCAATTTCGGTATATGGAAAACATTCTGATGAGGAATTGCCTAACACAAAGATCGAAGATTATTTCTCTGGTCTTCAAACTAAAGATGAGACTAAAAAGCCAATAGATGTACTCGATGCAATTGTCTCTAAATATGCTGACTTAGAGAGTTTGCTTACGAAGGAATATCCTGAAGATAAAAATTTAAAATCAGATAAAGGTAGTATCGAAAAAATCAAGAACTACCTAGATTCGATTAAACTATTACAAAATTTTTTAAAACCTCTAAAACCAAAGAAGGTTCAGGATGAAAAGGATTTAGGCTTCTACAATGATCTTGAACTTTATCTGGAATCACTAGAATCAGCTAATAGCCTTTACAATAAGGTGCGAAACTATCTAACTGGAAAAGAATACTCAGATGAAAAAATCAAATTAAATTTTAAGAACTCTACACTTCTTGATGGATGGGATGAGAACAAAGAAACATCGAATTTGAGTGTTATCTTCCGAGATACCAACAATTATTATTTAGGGATACTGGATAAACAAAACAATAGAATTTTTGAATCAATACCAGAAATCCAATCTGGGGAAGAAACGATCCAAAAAATGGTTTATAAATTACTTCCGGGCGCAAATAATATGCTTCCAAAAGTATTCTTTTCAGAAAAAGGATTATTAAAATTTAATCCTTCTGATGAAATTACCTCATTATATTCTGAAGGCAGATTTAAAAAAGGAGATAAATTCAGTATCAATTCACTCCATACACTCATAGATTTTTATAAGAAATCTTTGGCAGTGCATGAGGATTGGAGTGTTTTTAATTTCAAATTTGATGAAACTAGTCATTATGAAGATATCTCACAATTTTATAGACAAGTTGAATCACAAGGGTATAAGATAACATTCAAACCGATTTCAAAAAAATATATTGATACTTTGGTAGAAGACGGTAAACTATATCTCTTTCAGATTTACAATAAGGACTTTTCTCAAAATAAAAAAGGTGGCGGAAAACCTAATTTACATACCATTTACTTTAAATCTTTATTTGAAAAAGAAAACTTAAAAGACGTTATTGTTAAGTTAAACGGACAGGCGGAAGTATTTTTTCGCAAAAAATCTATACACTATGATGAGAATATCACACGATACGGACATCATTCTGAACTCCTAAAAGGAAGATTCAGCTACCCTATCCTTAAGGACAAACGATTCACAGAAGACAAATTTCAGTTTCACTTTCCCATCACACTCAATTTTAAATCAGGAGAAATCAAACAGTTCAATGCACGAGTAAATTCCTATCTGAAACATAACAAAGATGTGAAGATCATTGGAATTGATCGCGGGGAACGCCACTTGCTGTATCTATCTTTAATCGACCAAGATGGGAAAATACTTCGGCAAGAATCCTTAAACTTAATAAAAAATGACCAAAATTTTAAAGCCATAAATTATCAAGAGAAATTGCACAAAAAAGAGATAGAAAGAGATCAGGCAAGAAAATCGTGGGGGTCCATCGAGAATATAAAAGAGTTAAAGGAAGGCTATCTGTCCCAAGTGGTACATACAATTTCAAAGTTGATGGTAGAACACAATGCCATTGTTGTTCTAGAAGATTTAAATTTTGGATTTAAACGTGGTCGCCAGAAAGTAGAACGGCAAGTCTATCAGAAATTCGAAAAAATGCTCATTGAAAAGCTAAATTTTTTGGTTTTCAAGGATAAAGAAATGGATGAACCAGGAGGTATCCTAAAAGCATACCAACTAACGGATAACTTTGTGAGCTTTGAAAAAATGGGAAAACAAACAGGTTTTGTTTTCTATGTTCCTGCTTGGAATACAAGTAAAATCGATCCTAAAACAGGTTTCGTCAATTTTTTGCATCTAAACTATGAAAATGTAAACCAAGCAAAAGAATTGATCGGGAAATTTGATCAAATTCGATATAACCAAGATAGAGATTGGTTTGAATTTCAAGTTACGACTGACCAATTCTTTACTAAAGAGAATGCTCCAGATACGCGTACCTGGATAATTTGTTCAACCCCAACCAAACGTTTTTATTCAAAACGAACAGTGAATGGTTCTGTTTCAACAATAGAGATAGATGTGAACCAAAAGTTAAAAGAACTTTTCAATGATTGCAATTACCAAGATGGTGAAGATTTAGTAGATAGGATTCTTGAGAAAGATTCCAAAGATTTTTTTTCGAAGCTCATTGCCTATTTACGAATCCTTACATCGCTTCGTCAAAATAATGGTGAACAGGGTTTTGAAGAAAGGGATTTTATACTCTCTCCGGTGGTGGGCAGTGATGGTAAATTCTTTAATTCACTAGATGCTAGTTCTCAAGAACCAAAGGATGCAGATGCAAACGGCGCCTACCATATCGCATTAAAAGGATTGATGAATCTACATGTTATCAATGAAACCGATGATGAATCCTTAGGTAAACCGAGTTGGAAAATTAGCAACAAAGACTGGCTAAATTTTGTATGGCAAAGGCCAAGCTTGAAAGCATAA
- a CDS encoding alpha-amylase, translating into MSSFHSFQSEFQTRTKSLPLGAEEIATELKTWSVDHIGSIEARKPSEEFNGTMMQFFHWYYPSDGSLWKFLSEETENLAKVGFSALWLPPAYKGLGGANDVGYGVYDLFDLGEFDQKGTVRTKYGTKSEYVNAVKLLKEKGIQTYIDVVLNHRMGADFEEEFEATPYHPQNRNHSLGETRKIRAWTGFQFPGRRDQYSTMKWNWQHFDSVDYNSLDPNFKAIWKMKGKDFEGKVDLESGNFDYLMGCDLDMNHPEVIQELIHWGKWSLDLLGADGFRLDALKHINGDFFNTWLDALEAYAKKDLYCVGEYWTYDLPTLAWYIGNAGGRMDLFDAPLHLNFHKASRSGGNFDMRTIFDNTLMKEFPLFAVTIVENHDTQPLQALESPVETWFKPLAYAMILLRSQGYPCIFFADYYGAQYVDKGKDGNQYEINIPSLRSKLDLLMSARQFYAHGPQYDYIDHFNCIGWTRLGSPSHPHSLAVLLSDGAEGRKWMETGKPNQRYRDLMGECPDAIQTNEHGWAEFVCRGGSVSVWIEEGIPI; encoded by the coding sequence ATGTCTTCCTTCCATTCATTCCAATCCGAATTCCAAACCAGAACCAAGTCATTGCCCTTGGGTGCAGAGGAAATAGCAACTGAGTTAAAGACATGGTCTGTCGATCATATAGGTTCAATAGAGGCCAGAAAACCTTCAGAAGAGTTCAATGGAACAATGATGCAATTCTTCCATTGGTATTATCCTTCAGATGGTTCACTTTGGAAATTTCTCTCCGAGGAAACAGAGAATTTAGCTAAGGTAGGATTTAGTGCCCTCTGGCTTCCACCCGCCTACAAAGGTTTAGGTGGGGCCAATGATGTGGGCTATGGAGTGTATGATTTATTTGACCTAGGTGAATTTGACCAAAAAGGAACAGTCCGTACGAAATATGGAACCAAATCAGAATATGTGAATGCTGTGAAACTACTGAAAGAAAAAGGAATTCAGACATATATCGACGTCGTTCTAAACCATAGAATGGGAGCAGACTTTGAAGAAGAATTTGAAGCTACACCATACCATCCACAAAACAGAAATCATTCCTTAGGCGAGACAAGAAAAATCCGGGCATGGACTGGATTTCAATTTCCAGGCAGAAGAGATCAATACTCCACCATGAAATGGAATTGGCAACATTTTGATTCTGTAGATTACAATTCTTTAGATCCAAATTTTAAAGCAATTTGGAAAATGAAGGGAAAGGATTTCGAAGGAAAAGTTGATTTGGAATCAGGTAACTTTGACTATTTGATGGGTTGTGATTTAGATATGAATCACCCAGAAGTCATACAAGAACTCATTCATTGGGGGAAGTGGTCTTTAGATCTATTAGGAGCAGATGGCTTTCGTTTGGATGCTTTAAAACATATCAATGGAGATTTTTTTAATACCTGGTTGGATGCATTGGAAGCTTACGCAAAAAAAGATTTATATTGTGTGGGTGAATATTGGACCTATGATCTTCCAACTCTTGCTTGGTACATTGGAAATGCAGGAGGACGAATGGATTTATTTGATGCACCTCTGCATTTGAACTTTCATAAAGCGAGTCGCTCGGGTGGGAATTTTGACATGCGCACCATCTTTGACAATACCTTGATGAAGGAGTTTCCGCTCTTTGCCGTGACCATTGTTGAAAACCATGACACACAACCCTTGCAAGCCCTGGAATCTCCAGTCGAAACTTGGTTTAAACCATTAGCATATGCGATGATACTCTTACGTTCCCAAGGTTACCCATGTATTTTTTTTGCTGACTACTATGGTGCTCAATACGTTGACAAAGGAAAAGATGGCAACCAATATGAAATCAACATTCCATCTTTACGATCAAAATTAGATTTACTGATGAGTGCGAGGCAATTCTACGCACATGGCCCGCAATACGATTATATTGATCATTTCAATTGCATAGGATGGACAAGGTTAGGTAGTCCGAGTCATCCTCATAGCTTGGCTGTCCTCTTAAGCGATGGTGCCGAAGGGAGAAAGTGGATGGAAACAGGGAAACCAAACCAGAGATACAGAGATCTCATGGGGGAATGTCCAGATGCGATCCAAACAAATGAGCATGGTTGGGCAGAGTTTGTCTGTAGAGGTGGTTCTGTTTCGGTCTGGATCGAAGAAGGTATTCCAATTTAG
- a CDS encoding PH domain-containing protein encodes MQTSDQIKSQIQSLLTNHPEINVDVLFLYVPEFKILHQFLQEDETIQGYTIGLLETKQQKHTAGKWLLVLTNKQIHLLRNPMLGKATQIPIEFAKLKNTASKLGWFFGQIHLETEEETFRMIQIGKKDYQFFLPSFQPHLE; translated from the coding sequence ATGCAAACGTCGGACCAAATCAAATCTCAAATCCAATCTTTACTTACAAATCACCCTGAAATCAATGTCGATGTTCTATTTTTGTATGTGCCGGAATTTAAAATCCTCCACCAGTTCCTCCAAGAGGATGAAACCATCCAAGGGTATACCATTGGCCTTTTGGAAACGAAACAACAAAAGCATACAGCTGGAAAATGGTTACTGGTTCTCACGAACAAACAGATCCACTTGCTCCGTAATCCAATGTTAGGAAAAGCAACGCAAATCCCAATTGAATTTGCAAAATTAAAAAACACAGCTTCAAAACTTGGTTGGTTTTTTGGACAAATCCATTTGGAAACAGAAGAAGAAACGTTTCGAATGATCCAAATTGGAAAAAAAGATTACCAATTCTTTTTGCCAAGTTTCCAACCGCATTTAGAATAA
- a CDS encoding alpha/beta hydrolase, which translates to MSNWESAYNREESNFQSKDGSKIYYQVYRPKSGAKKAMVVHHGFGEHGGRYTNLLEALSSKNYAVYLIDARGHGKSDGRRGVVNHISDFFTDLKQLIEIAKQKEGVKKVTLLGHSMGAAITFLYTGTDNYQDDLDALVTSALPIKVQTDFVMDVKKAMGGFLAKVLPTLTIPAGLDVNMLSHDKSVVEAYVKDPLVHGNVSTYLGDFLLNCYELALNTATRIKLPIYMFHGKEDQIAISTGTIDAFERLASTDKTLKLFDGLYHETMNEVPKERAIVLKELVAWLDKH; encoded by the coding sequence ATGAGCAATTGGGAATCCGCATACAATCGGGAAGAGTCCAACTTCCAAAGCAAAGATGGCAGCAAAATTTACTACCAGGTATACAGACCAAAGTCTGGAGCCAAAAAAGCCATGGTCGTCCACCACGGATTTGGCGAGCATGGGGGCCGATACACAAACTTATTGGAAGCCCTTTCCTCAAAAAACTATGCCGTTTACCTAATCGATGCAAGGGGGCATGGTAAGTCCGATGGCCGTAGAGGCGTTGTGAATCACATCTCCGATTTTTTTACTGACTTAAAACAATTAATCGAAATCGCCAAACAAAAAGAAGGCGTAAAGAAAGTTACTCTTCTTGGCCATTCCATGGGCGCGGCGATCACCTTTCTCTATACAGGCACCGACAACTACCAAGATGATTTAGATGCGCTTGTGACAAGTGCACTCCCGATCAAAGTACAAACTGATTTTGTTATGGATGTCAAAAAAGCTATGGGCGGATTCTTAGCAAAGGTCCTTCCAACTCTTACCATTCCTGCTGGATTGGATGTCAATATGCTCTCTCATGACAAATCTGTTGTAGAAGCCTATGTAAAAGATCCTTTGGTTCACGGAAATGTCTCCACTTACCTTGGCGATTTTTTACTCAATTGTTATGAACTCGCTTTGAATACTGCAACCAGAATCAAACTTCCCATCTATATGTTCCATGGAAAGGAAGACCAAATTGCGATATCAACTGGAACCATTGATGCTTTCGAAAGGTTAGCATCTACAGACAAAACTTTGAAATTATTTGATGGATTGTACCATGAAACCATGAACGAGGTCCCTAAAGAACGAGCGATCGTCTTGAAAGAGTTAGTTGCATGGCTCGATAAACACTAA
- the cas2 gene encoding CRISPR-associated endonuclease Cas2, with protein MLLISYDISDTKLRTKFAKYLKKYGERQQYSLFSG; from the coding sequence ATGTTATTAATCTCGTACGATATAAGTGACACTAAACTTCGGACTAAATTTGCTAAATATTTGAAAAAGTATGGTGAGAGGCAACAATACTCGCTTTTCTCAGGATGA
- a CDS encoding MaoC/PaaZ C-terminal domain-containing protein, which produces MAKIEFDKVEVGQTLPPIDVPVIEHANLVRYAGASGDFNPIHNDPDFARKAGLDGTISHGMYVMAQVGRLCTSWADQKDIEFFGVTFKAMTKLGEKLTCVGTIKKKFEKDGKKTVTVLVEAKNEAGEVKAGGDLVVRAV; this is translated from the coding sequence ATGGCTAAAATAGAATTTGATAAAGTAGAAGTAGGGCAAACTCTTCCTCCGATTGATGTGCCTGTGATTGAACATGCAAATTTAGTGCGTTATGCGGGAGCTTCTGGGGACTTCAATCCGATCCACAACGATCCTGACTTTGCTAGAAAAGCTGGATTAGATGGTACCATTTCACATGGTATGTATGTAATGGCGCAGGTTGGAAGGCTATGTACATCTTGGGCAGACCAAAAGGACATAGAGTTTTTTGGAGTAACCTTCAAAGCTATGACCAAGTTAGGTGAAAAGCTCACTTGTGTAGGAACCATCAAAAAGAAATTTGAAAAAGATGGCAAAAAAACTGTCACTGTTTTGGTCGAAGCAAAAAACGAAGCAGGTGAAGTAAAAGCAGGTGGCGATTTAGTCGTGAGAGCAGTTTAG
- a CDS encoding FAS1-like dehydratase domain-containing protein translates to MAVTKDIVGKKLDRFDFTVERGKIKEFCLAINEKNPIYFDIEEAKKAGYSDVPAPPTFPTVIMFWGYPKIWNDMAELGIDLSKILHLKEEYTYHKVLYPGKVYAQSEISDVKTGRAEIVTFKTTIYDEKNDPILSAEMAIFIRKD, encoded by the coding sequence ATGGCTGTTACAAAAGATATCGTTGGAAAAAAACTAGATCGTTTTGATTTCACCGTAGAACGCGGAAAGATCAAAGAATTTTGTTTAGCGATCAACGAAAAAAATCCCATTTACTTTGACATTGAAGAAGCAAAAAAAGCAGGTTACTCTGATGTTCCTGCTCCACCTACCTTTCCCACTGTCATTATGTTTTGGGGATATCCAAAAATTTGGAACGATATGGCGGAGCTTGGGATCGACCTTTCCAAAATCCTCCATTTGAAAGAAGAGTATACTTACCACAAAGTTTTGTATCCGGGCAAAGTGTACGCACAATCTGAAATATCCGATGTCAAAACGGGTCGAGCAGAAATCGTTACTTTCAAAACTACGATATACGATGAAAAAAATGATCCTATTCTCTCTGCTGAGATGGCGATTTTCATTCGTAAAGACTAA
- a CDS encoding type 1 glutamine amidotransferase domain-containing protein, which translates to MNLKPKLISLFIISILSGGFFPVSAKPKILIVMSAASTLALDNNPSYPTGVFINELYEPIRTLDQKGYDLVFASPKGKPATMDPESLKDKYWESKEAKEEAIRFLQRNASFQNPEVLELVLPKSKSFQGLLIPGGQGLMSDLLYDPTLPKLLETFQKENKAIGLVCHAPALLTTLDQSGDAENFLFKGYRVNSVTSMEEWFIETFVMKGTPKVRKISSLLEKRGMVYESSFLPGRPYAVRDRNLVTSQNPFSGTRFTELYVEALDSLAQKP; encoded by the coding sequence ATGAATCTTAAGCCAAAGCTCATTTCCCTTTTCATCATCAGCATTCTCTCGGGAGGATTTTTCCCAGTGTCTGCCAAACCAAAAATCTTAATCGTGATGAGTGCCGCATCCACATTGGCCTTGGATAATAACCCAAGCTACCCAACGGGAGTGTTTATAAATGAACTCTATGAACCCATTCGCACCCTTGACCAAAAAGGATACGACTTGGTCTTTGCAAGTCCCAAGGGAAAACCAGCTACTATGGATCCTGAAAGCTTAAAGGATAAATATTGGGAAAGCAAAGAAGCAAAAGAAGAAGCCATTCGTTTCTTACAAAGGAACGCCTCCTTCCAAAATCCAGAGGTTTTAGAATTGGTACTTCCTAAAAGTAAGTCGTTCCAAGGTTTACTGATCCCAGGTGGGCAAGGATTGATGTCAGACCTTTTGTATGATCCCACTCTTCCTAAATTACTCGAGACGTTTCAAAAAGAGAACAAAGCCATTGGACTTGTTTGCCATGCACCAGCCTTGCTCACAACTTTAGACCAAAGTGGGGATGCTGAGAACTTTCTATTTAAAGGGTACAGAGTGAACTCTGTGACAAGTATGGAAGAGTGGTTCATTGAAACTTTTGTGATGAAAGGTACTCCAAAGGTGCGAAAGATATCCTCTCTACTTGAAAAAAGAGGTATGGTTTATGAATCTTCCTTTTTACCCGGTAGGCCGTACGCCGTCCGAGACCGCAATTTGGTGACATCCCAGAATCCGTTTTCTGGTACACGCTTCACCGAACTGTATGTCGAGGCTTTGGACTCTTTGGCGCAAAAACCCTAG